A part of Bubalus bubalis isolate 160015118507 breed Murrah chromosome 6, NDDB_SH_1, whole genome shotgun sequence genomic DNA contains:
- the LOC102410263 gene encoding keratin, type II cytoskeletal 75, whose protein sequence is MSRQSTITFQTSSRRGFSTASATTPATGRSCFSSVSMTHSPVGSGGLGRISGFGSRSLYNLGGTKWVSISGCGSNFRSGFGGRASSGFGVSSGFGYGGGIGGGHGGCGFSVCPPGGIQEVTVNQSLLTPLNLQIDPNIQRVQKEEREQIKTLNNKFASFIDKVRFLEQQNKVLETKWSLLQEQGTRTVRQSLEPFFEAYITDLRRQLDSITTERGRLDAELRTMQDVVEDFKVRYEDEINKRTAAENEFVALKKDVDAAYLNKVDLEAKANSLTDEINFLQMLFEAELCQMQTRVSDTSVVLSMDNNRSLDLDSIIAEVKAQYEEIANRSRAEAESWYQTKYEELQVTAGRHGDDLRNTKQEISETNRMIQRLRAEIDNVKKQCASLQTAITDAEQSGELALKDARAKLVDLEEALQKSKQDMARLLREYQELMNIKLALDVEIATYRKLLEGEECRLSGEGVSPVNISMVTSTISSGYGGGSSIGSGSLGLSGGSGCSFTTSGGHSLGGSSFSNSSPRGLGGSGSSIKFVSTTSSSQKSYKH, encoded by the coding sequence ATGTCCAGACAGTCCACTATCACCTTCCAGACCAGCAGCCGCAGGGGTTTCAGCACAGCCTCAGCCACCACCCCAGCCACTGGCCGCTCTTGCTTCAGCTCCGTGTCCATGACCCACTCCCCGGTGGGCAGTGGAGGACTGGGAAGGATCAGCGGCTTCGGCAGCCGTAGCCTCTACAACCTGGGAGGAACCAAGTGGGTCTCCATCAGTGGGTGTGGCAGCAACTTCCGAAGTGGCTTTGGTGGCAGGGCGAGCAGCGGGTTTGGGGTAAGCAGTGGATTTGGCTATGGGGGTGGAATTGGAGGGGGCCACGGGGGCTGCGGCTTCTCCGTCTGTCCCCCTGGAGGCATCCAAGAGGTCACCGTCAACCAGAGTCTCCTGACTCCCCTCAACCTGCAAATCGACCCCAACATCCAACGGGTGCAGAAAGAGGAGCGAGAGCAGATCAAGACCCTCAACAACAAGTTCGCCTCCTTCATTGACAAGGTGCGGTTCTTGGAGCAGCAGAACAAGGTCCTGGAGACCAAATGGAGCCTCCTGCAGGAGCAGGGTACCAGGACTGTGAGGCAGAGCCTGGAGCCCTTCTTCGAAGCCTACATCACCGACCTCCGGCGGcagttggacagcatcaccaccGAGCGAGGCAGGCTGGATGCTGAACTGAGAACCATGCAGGATGTCGTGGAGGATTTCAAAGTCAGGTATGAGGATGAAATTAACAAGCGCACAGCTGCTGAGAATGAGTTTGTGGCTCTAAAGAAGGATGTGGATGCTGCCTACTTGAATAAGGTGGACCTGGAGGCCAAGGCCAACTCTCTGACCGATGAGATCAACTTCCTCCAGATGCTCTTTGAGGCAGAATTGTGTCAGATGCAGACGCGGGTCAGCGACACGTCCGTGGTCCTGTCCATGGACAACAACCGCAGCCTGGACCTGGATAGCATCATTGCTGAGGTCAAAGCTCAGTACGAGGAGATCGCCAACCGCAGCCGGGCGGAGGCTGAGTCCTGGTACCAGACCAAGTATGAGGAACTGCAGGTCACAGCCGGCCGGCACGGTGATGATCTCCGCAACACCAAACAAGAGATCTCCGAGACGAATCGGATGATCCAGAGGCTGAGAGCCGAGATAGACAATGTCAAGAAGCAGTGTGCCAGCCTGCAAACAGCCATCACCGATGCAGAACAGAGCGGGGAGTTGGCCCTCAAGGATGCACGGGCCAAGCTGGTGGACCTGGAGGAGGCCCTGCAAAAGTCCAAGCAGGACATGGCCCGGCTGCTGCGTGAGTACCAAGAGCTCATGAACATCAAACTGGCCCTGGATGTGGAGATTGCCACCTACAGGAAGCTGCTAGAGGGCGAGGAGTGCAGGCTGAGTGGAGAGGGCGTTTCTCCAGTTAATATCTCTATGGTCACCTCCACCATCTCCAGTGGCTACGGAGGTGGCAGCAGTATTGGCAGTGGAAGCCTGGGCCTCAGTGGGGGCAGCGGCTGCTCCTTCACAACCAGCGGTGGGCACAGCCTGGGCGGCTCCAGCTTCAGCAACAGCAGCCCCCGGGGCCTCGGGGGCAGTGGCTCCAGCATCAAGTTTGTCTCCACCACGTCCTCCAGCCAGAAGAGCTATAAGCACTAA